A genomic region of Zea mays cultivar B73 chromosome 6, Zm-B73-REFERENCE-NAM-5.0, whole genome shotgun sequence contains the following coding sequences:
- the LOC103629160 gene encoding peroxidase 43, translated as MAARRGGMASGAGAAAAHIASSMVLSLLLVGVGVSRAQLQVGFYSDYCPDAEDTVTAAVQDAAGNDPTILPALLRLQFHDCFVKGCDASVLIRSASNDAEVDNGKNQGLRGQNVVDAAKAQLEDQCPGVVSCADIIALAARDAVAMTGGPSFDVPTGRRDGLTSNIRDADVLPDAGDSISVLRSRFAASGLDDRDLVLLTAAHTVGTTACFFVKDRLYSYPLPSGGRGPDPSIPASFLAELEDRCPPGNFNTRLALDRGSESDFDDSILRNIRSGLAVIASDAALANSNATRALVDAYLGPWAGSFEQDFAAAMVKMGTIGAITGDDAGEVRDVCSAFNSN; from the exons ATGGCGGCCAGACGAGGCGGCATGGCGTCCGGAgctggagcggcggcggcgcacaTCGCATCATCGATGGTGTTGTCTCTGTTGCTTGTTGGAGTTGGCGTCTCCCGTGCCCAGCTCCAGGTGGGCTTCTACTCCGACTACTGCCCGGACGCCGAGGACACGGTCACCGCCGCCGTCCAGGACGCCGCCGGCAACGACCCCACCATCCTCCCCGCGCTGCTCCGCCTCCAGTTCCACGACTGCTTCGTCAAG GGGTGCGACGCGTCGGTGCTCATCAGGAGCGCCAGCAACGACGCGGAGGTGGACAACGGCAAGAACCAGGGCCTGCGCGGCCAGAACGTGGTGGACGCCGCCAAGGCGCAGCTCGAGGACCAGTGCCCCGGCGTCGTCTCCTGCGCCGACATCATCGCGCTCGCCGCGCGCGACGCCGTCGCCATG ACGGGCGGGCCGTCGTTCGACGTGCCCACGGGGCGGCGCGACGGGCTGACCTCTAACATCCGCGACGCCGACGTGCTGCCGGACGCCGGTGACTCTATCAGCGTGCTCCGGTCACGCTTCGCCGCGAGCGGACTTGACGACCGCGACCTCGTCCTCCTCACAG CGGCGCACACGGTGGGCACGACGGCGTGCTTCTTCGTGAAGGACCGGCTCTACAGCTACCCGCTGCCGAGCGGCGGGAGGGGGCCGGACCCGTCGATCCCGGCGTCGTTCCTGGCGGAGCTCGAGGACCGGTGCCCACCGGGCAACTTCAACACGCGGCTGGCGCTGGACCGCGGCAGCGAGAGCGACTTCGACGACTCCATCCTCCGGAACATCCGCTCTGGCCTCGCCGTCATCGCCTCCGACGCCGCGCTGGCCAACAGCAACGCCACCCGCGCGCTCGTCGACGCGTACCTGGGCCCCTGGGCGGGCAGCTTCGAGCAGGACTTCGCGGCCGCCATGGTTAAGATGGGCACCATCGGCGCCATCACCGGGGACGACGCCGGCGAGGTCAGGGACGTCTGCTCCGCGTTCAACAGCAATTGA